The region ttaattcagtgcaaaaataggtaacaaaccaagcattctgattggtcaatgatcaaagaaactcaaagatggccaatcaaatgaaaagtaaagGCCTGATAAGGACGGTGATAACAGGTTCTGAAGAAAGGTCACCTTTTAATCTGTTATgttgtcttttcttctttACTCATATACAACCTAGTCATAGTAATTCAATCTTTCTAACAACTCAGCTCGTTCAGTTTGTTTCTATTCTGAGCAGGTTTTTTCCTATGTACAGTAAGGTGATATAAATTACGTTATAATTCTCTCTATTATCTTTGGCAAATAAAAATGGTTCTTGTTAGAGGAGTAGAGTTTGTACATCATCGAtggtttgataaaaaaaaaatggaaatagtCAAACGAATAAACTAGTTTTTTATATTCAGCTCACTGCTACAAAATGTGTATGAAATTCAAATGCACATCAGATCAATTTATGCCCATTTCTTTCTAGGAACAACATGGAATGCCAatcacttatttttttttccaagtatTGACATAAATTACATCAGTTGATGTGCTTCATATCCAACATGCAGCAGACTGAATAAACTTACAACAATATCATTGCTAAAATAACaaccatttcaaaatttattgCCAGATATGAGTGCATTCAGGATAGAATTTAGGTCTCAAATAACCTACCTTCAAGCTGATCACTGATTTCTTCAACAGAAGaatcaaaaatttttttcagctgCGGTGAGACACAAATGAATACAAAATCACTTTGTTTTACTCTCCGCACAGCATAGCGAAACTTGTTTTCTGCAACCTTAAGCATCTCGAGCTTGTCCAAATGGCATTTGTAACCAAGCTCTTCATTGAAGTGATGGTACAACTTGAAGCCTTCCTTTCGATAGGCCTCGTCTTCTAAGTCAAAACAGTGAATGATTGAGATCGACTTTCCACAGCTGACAGTTGGGcctacaaaataaaaacaccaagacaacaatTAAGTTTAGGTTTAGAGTCCAGAAATGCAGCAATTGGACACAAGTCATGCTCAATTTTGACGAATGCCATGAAGACATAGTGTTCCCCTGGGTCTAAGCATAAGTCacctttttcaaggtttgcaGTTGTGTTGATTTCTACTTAAGGACAGGTCAGGCAGttgtttttgcctctttgaaGAGCAGAGTTAGAAGGACATTCCATGACCTGTCCATGACCTGTCCGTAAATATTTCATAGGTgggggacacttcgtgacacttACATAACATGCACATCTGGAAACATCTCTGTTTGAAGATTAGTTTCATGTTACTAGAAATAACCAATGGTTAGGAAGTGCAGGCTAGAACACATTTGAGTGCAGGGATAATAAAACGTTTGCTGAGCATTGAAGTTGGTTGGCCATCATATTGGCTAGTTATCATCAAAAAACTGCATGTCTTTGTTGAAGATCATTTCCAGTCTGTTAAGTGTACTGGCAATCTCAGGTTGTGCTGTCTTTAAGTTACACTAGCGTGAATGAACTTTCTGGATCTGCCATTAAGTTCTTTACATTAGAGATTCGATGCACTGAAACGTCGACTTGGGAGAACATAGGGGCTCTACTTCTCGTTTCCATTTGGTAAAGataagaatttccttttcctttggATTTTATCTGTTACGATGaattcttatacttttatgtaaCTATGTTATCTTCTATGGTTCAACTATCAGTTCGCATAGGAATCTCAAATGCACTTTGTCAAAAGTTTCCATCGCTTGCTACAATTCTTTTGACATCATGGCAAGaactgaattttataaaagtatttccttccattttcAATCTTTTAAATGTAAGTTCGCACTCCAATGAGAGAGCAGCCACCTTTTAAAATATTCTTGTTCGAGTGACAAtggattctgattggttgacaAGAATTTATGGATCGATTTTGGCAGAACAGTTTTCCTCCAAAATTGAGATATGGCGTGGAAAATAGGTTGCAGACTCTTTTTGACCCGCAACAAGCAACTTGGATATAAGCTTTTCCATCATGATGTTCACGAAAGTTTGCACagcaataattaaaatttaatgacaattattattattattattattattattattattattattattataattattattattattattattattattattattaatactaCAGTAAGGGCTGAACAGTGTCTGTAATGAGATTGGCAAATCCTTTCACCCAAACTTGAAAGAACAtgtgttaaaaaaattaaccgcTTCCAATGAAGTATATtccttgcaataaaaacaaaagaacagcaTGGTTTATGTGGGACATTcccaataaaatttaataccagttaataatattatcaatcttgaaatatgaaaaaaaatcatcaatatcatgaaaaagcaaCCATGCAAACTGTACCTTCTGATGACGTATACCCTGATTCATAACCAGGTGAAGTTGGGTTTGGCACTGACTCTCCAGAACTCAGACTGTCTAACGATCGTCGTTTGCCATCTACTTTCAGTGGAGAAAAATTTTTACAATGCTTTTCAACAACTTCCCTATATGCTCCACCCACAGTAAAAGACGCAGGTCTTATAAAACCACCATCTGAACTTGTGCTTGTTTCCAAAGAAGTATCGCTCACTTCTTCACTTGAGTTCACCacaggctttttctttttctttcgaaAAATTCTCACAAACCTTTTCCTAAACGACTTTCTCTTGTTGTCCAAACCAGCTTTGGATTTCAAGTTATTTGGTTGAGAAAATGAACGACTCAATAGACTTTGTTCTCCATTCGGAGGTTGTCTGTCTAAACGCCTTGTCTCTGTTGGAGACCAGCTCTGAACCCGAAGGAATGGCACATTTGATGAATTACATTGTTCAAGATCAGCACAGCTTAAATTACAATTTTCCTGAGCAATGGTTCTATTAAATCTTCCATTTTCATGACAGCCATGGTTAATATCAGGTAGAGGCAAACTGTCTGATGTTGAGTATTCCGGTGAACTGGGGTTTGAGGAATTCATTGACCCACTCGTCCATGTAAGACTGTTCTCAATGGACAGTGATGTATCAACACCACTTCCATAACTTCCCGTGAATCCTGCCGAGTATTCATCCCTCTCTGAGAGGCTACTGGCGTTTCTCTCAGCACTGGCTTCGTATtctaaaatgtacaaaaacaaaGCCATTAATATTTCCAGAAAATTAATGTGGGTTAACATTCgtagttttaaaaatgctATAGAACAGGAGGGTTTCTGTTCCATTCAGTTGTCGTAATGCAGTGACAATGTTATCGCCTATGTTTACAGTTTCATCAGCTACAATTTCCAAATaatttaagaacaaaaaaagagagagaaaaatccaggccacccccccccccccacccatTGAAATTCTCTTTCTACCTGAATTCTTTTATGACAACTTGTTGATCTGCTAAGAAAGCATCTGCTGTACTAAGGAGCTGAACCCTAACCCTATCTCAACTCAAATATACCATGCAAACTGGTTGGCACTTGCCAGTTTGGGTTCTTGATGTCAGACTTCCCTGAAGAGGCCGACATTACAGTACTCAGAGCCATGCAGGGCCAGCCTATGCAGAAATACTCAGGAGGTCTTTTACAATGTGACAAAAAACTATAGCAGCTCTTGCTATTATGTGAAATGTATTAAGGAAATGAATGGACCTGCATTTGGTAGCTCAGCCTTCCTTGATTATAAATATTACTTTTGTTTGGCAGTAAATGGTTGTACACCACAATTAAATTGGGTATCCATGaatcaagaaaaataactaatATGCTACTGTTTATAAAGGAACATAATGGCAAACAAAATCTATAGACCAAgttgtaataattatgtatACACAGATACTTTCAACATCATGACATTTATATCAAGTTGAGGCTATGAAGGCTGAGTGGCTTAAAATTCAGCCAATCTGTTTTTCAATGATGCTTTTGTAGAGCACTTAGCCAAAGGACAGTTGTTTCATAGCCAGTAGGAGAAAAAGAACTTTACAAGAATTaaataacaagaaatactAGGATGCAggcagagaaaaaaatgattaaaaatgaaaataaagggaaattttccttgatctCTTTAATAAAGCATGGTTGAATTTTCCACAAATCAAGGATTAAATAGCTACATCAGTTTTCAAGAACAACTGGTACCTCAGTGTTCACATTCTGGTTAAAGTTTAAAAGTCAGTGAAAAATGACctaatatattttaattttaccagTGCCGTAGCCATGACGATGCAAATGGTAGACAAAATGGAGATCTGATAATTCTATTTTTCAGAAATCCAATACATTTCCAATTGGACCTTGATACAAAATACTATGCAGTAACGCGAAATTTTGAGCACGTACACATACATGAATCAACCGTGCCAGAAACTTCAGGCGATGTTGGTTATCCATTCGTTCAAGGCCACGATCATGTAATTTGTGCAGGAAGGTATTGGAGGGGATCAAAAGAGGAGACTTTTTGAGATCAAGTTTTGCTTTTGACAATCTTTAAAACTAGCACTTCTGCAAATGAATAGGAAAAAGTGGAAATCTAGGGCATAAATATCAAAGTTTCTTGAAAACCtcagaaaaaacaacaaacctttacaattaaatatgcaaatatggcaaaaACACGATAAATAGCATACAGAGTGGGAACATATTATGcaacttgcattttttttttcacaggcACCAGAGAATGGCAACAGCCCAatattgacatttttttcaagtaagaTGCCAGAGAGAAGCTACTTATTTGCTAAAAGTTATCTGCACTACCAGCAGAAAAAATAGAAGAAATCCTGTATATATTGGTTATATTCGAGGGATAAATTGTATATTGCACCTTGCTGGTTGAGTATGCTACGTGTTACAGCGCCATTTAGTTTTTTGGAAGCTAACATTTGGACTGCAAGTCGCACCAAACGAATCTCAAATAATCAATTTCACGACTTTCTCGTACAAGGGCAAagtattctttttttgtggTATAATGAAACAAACGGGGTGTTAAATGAAGTCGACCGCGGGCAAAAACGCGTGCGTATCGTTGACGTTATGGCACGCTTACAAAATCGTTTTGCCAGTTCGGTAGGCATTAAGAACATGCCTTTATTGTCGTTGAAACACAAGCTATACCATAGCTAACTGAGAGTATTAGGTTCCGAAGAGTTTCCTGAGTTAGATACGTATAATTACGAACTTAGCATCAAACAGACACTCAATTTCACGCGATTTGAAACGAATGAAACAACGAAGCGTAATCACGCCACTACCGTATTAAATCTTCCCCATGGAACTCAAAGGTAACAACGCTAGCTTAATCTTTTGAAAACGCAACAAAATATCGAGAACATTCAGCTTATATTTAGGATTTCAATCTTTAATGCGAGTTTATGGATCATACCTTGAACACATTCAAGAACCACTTCCAAACAGCTGAACAATTTCAGTTCGTTAAATACTTGAACAAGTCTTCGAAGACTGCCCTTCTTTTCGAAAATCCAGTCCTCAAGGAGCCCTAATCCAGGCCTAGGATGATGGACAAAGTCACCCAGAATCCGCTCGGGTCTATAGCGGAGCATACCAGCCACATCTTTCCAATTTCTCAGCGCTCCTTCAATGTTCAGTAAGAGAGAGAGCGGGTCCTTCACTTTCTCGTAGCTTAGGACATCTTTGGCGGGCAAAGACAGTATTTCCTCTGCTATACTGTTTCGGTAAAAATCTTCGTCGTCGCCTCGACAATTCATGTCGTTTTCATAAGCCACAAAACTTTACAAATTTAAATCGAACCATATCCACGCGAGGTGCTGAAACGAGTTCGGTTcacgaaaaaaacacaaagtagGAAGTTTACCCAGGATTCCTTTCAACTACGTTATTTTTTCAACACGTGATTGAAGATATTTCTTCCTCCTCATCCACGCTCACTTCAATATTGATTAGCATGTTATTTCCTTTGCTATCCTTATATGTCCAtgcactgttttttttttttttcttgccaaaTATTTGATCCTTCTGGTCGTCAGGCAGGTGTACTCATAAGCGAAAGATGAGTGACTCGAAAATTAGAATAGAATTCCTGCTCCTGTCGGAGAGATGCTTTTCatattcaaaaagaaaaaagggaaaaaaaaacgagaaaaaaaagcagggacaaaaacaaagaagcaaacTCAAATCTGATGGAATAAATATTCACCAGGAAGCTCATGATAAATCGAGGAAGACGGTGAATACGTCAGTTGATACTGATAAGCTAAGGCTAAAATTCATTTCAGGTCAAGATAAGTTACTACGCGCCTTGCCTTAATTAATGAGGGAGCAACCAACGGCGATGACAAATCACCTGCTGTGTTATTTTGGTTGAAGTGTCGCAACTGTAAATGTCTTGAGACTGTAAACAATTGCAATTTGCGGTCCCGAAGAAACactgataaaaataattggtgttttttttcaaaaaaaataaataaatacagaatGAGGTGGGAAACTCTATTCTCTTTTctaattcatttatttcattttatttcatttatttatttatgtatttattctttttattttcgaCATCAGACTGGGATCACACTTACGTACCTGCTTATTCGCTTCATCGTGACAATTGTGAGGGCGGAATTAAATTTGACGCGATGACGCAATCAAGCGTTACCGGAAGTTGAGAAACTTAAACCAGTTTGTGTAAAACAGCGAACTTTGAACGAAAGAAAAGGTCAACTTCCTTTTTTCTcggttttttttctgtcttggAAGAGCACCAAGTAATCAAGCCGGGTGCAAAAAAGTTTCTCGCAATAAAAATCGGCAATATTTTCTCTGCGCGGAAAATATGCCGGTAACGATAAAATTTATTGAGCCTATATCGATGTAAGATTGTCAAGGTTAATGgcaaagttttcaaaattatgatCATCACGCAGGTTCTCGCCTGTATAGCAAGCTTTTTCCGTGTGGTTCGGTCGCGCGAAAACAAATGAAGTTTTGAAGCTGTGAAATATTACGGAACGGCTCGCAATTGATATGCAGGCGAGGCGAAAAAGTACGCAGAGCTATCTGAGTATTCCCTTCTAGGGTGGGGTAACCGACTATTGAACTCAGACAGAACGGAATCAGCGAGAGCGGAAGCCAGGTCATAATCTCTTTAGTTTTCTGTCAAACTGAAGAATTCGAGGACTGTTTTCGAATTCTACATTCACACAAGGCGAAGTTCTAGATTTCCGTTTCGTTGTTAtaaaagttttcaaagaaagtagGGCGATATGGCTGAATATTGGTCTTTTCAATAGGTGACGAGAAAACATGCATTGATCAGTGATAAGTGGTTTACTCTGAAATATGCCCGGTGTCTCTGTTAAGAGGAAATATAGTTACAATTACTTCCTTTTGAGCCGATTGCATTGCTTTGTCTTTGTTCTGAATCGATCCTCTGTATTTAATGCaaacttattattttttttgtagactTCATACACGTTCAACCCAGCCCTCAAAACCCGCTTAACCCACAAAGATTTCTGATTCGATGGACTAATGATAACTTCACGGCCTAATTTCCGAATTCTTTCTGCCTACTTCGATTTCTGTCCAGGATTGCATGGATGTAAgctcatttttgaaaaatgtccCAATCGTCGTGTCATGAAATACCTGTTAGTTTCTTAGGTGAGGATTTGGTtactcaagtaagctatgatcctcgcagttgcgttcacaactgcgaggatcatagcttacttgatttcacatccgtcAATGGCTTCATAGCTTCATAGCttagttggttagagcatagttagtaactaACTATGGTTAGatcgtcgcaccggtatcgtgaggtcacgggttcaaaccccgttgaagacctgaatttttcaggcttctatatacggaattgcataaattgcgttcataactgcgaggatcatagcttacttgttcaatatattaaatatttcatatataaatTCACAGATTTGGTTACTGTTGCTGTGTTCTTGTTGGGTTTAGTTAAGAGGCTCTGCGGGACCTCTACTGTCTACATTACTAGATCATGCAACAATGAAGCGATATTTCATCAGTGAGGCGCCGCTTAAACGGCCTGACGCTTATTAAAATTGGCTTGCATTTAATTACTTCCAATCCGTTAGACAGAAGATAACTGTTGCAAGAGAATGCAGAAAATATTATCACTCTGTGGTTTTTAAACGTTTCtagttatttttaacatttcatttgattgCTTGTTGCAGCAAACAAACCACAAAAACTCGCAAAAGTCGTTCATCTAAGTGAACTGGTGGGAAGGCGTACTTAGAACAAATCAGGTCACAGAATCTGTATACGCATGCCCAATTAAAACATTGCTGGCTGGATTCCACATTTCAAAATTCCGGATTCCACTTGCTGGATTGCGGATTCCGGCGACAAGAGACTCATCAAATGCTTTTCGAATTCCAGTAAACTCGTTGAGCGTCGCGCTCGAAGTCCCGTTCGCAAAGACAAACGCCGCGTCATACCTGCCACGAAATTTAAATTCTTCACAAGAACGtcttggcaattttttttaatgttctggGAATCTTtcaaagtggcgagaaatggaGATCATTTGCAAGCCCATGACTGAGCCATCATTCGTACAAAGGGCATAGATAGAGAGAAATTTGCCTCGCAAAAACCCAGACTTGTTTACAGAGAATGAGCTTCGAGTGCTGTGGCAAAATTCCTGAGAAGCGGCGTTGTCTTTCCTTTTATATAACGTTTGAAATTTAGAAAGGGATTCAACTGCATTCGATACTTCTTATGGTGAAAGTCATATTGAAAAAcataaagcaaaacaaaaaacaaacaaagaaacaaggaaaaaacacgaaaaacgGAAAATTGGGTcgatatttaaaattttgcttattATGAACCAACTTAGCACTCGGAGTTGCCGATGCCTGGGTTTTACGTCACTAGTCCCAAATAAAGTTCCCTCCACTCTCGGTCATTTGGTAATAAAAGCGAAATTTAAATTGCTCACGGAAAATAAGCAAACTTACAAGTTTTGCACTGTTTTACTGGGTGTCACACAAGGAATATCTTGagccaaaaaattattttgaggtTATGGGCACTTAAGTCTAAGCCTTAAAACATATAATTATAGCGTGAGAATTGACGTCTTTGTTTggcttattttgttttatttttatttttagttaaGATTAGGTTTCCCGTTTTTATCTACAAGAGACCTAAGAGTTTGAgagacacttcatgacctttattGTCTTTGTTTCTCGTCACAAGCGATATTGAAGTTGAATCAAAGTTTGagaggacacttcatgacactTTTTGAAAGGGTCATACATAAAATTGAGTGCAATCTTGGACTATCTGTATTTTTAAATGCCGCCTTTTGACTTGTAAGATCCTTCCGGCATTCTTGGTTTTCTCACTGGCTAATCATCTCATCCTTAATGGTTctacaaattaaaagaaaatgtgaaatatattaGGGCCTTTGAAAACAACGAAatgccattattattattaaactttCTGTTGGCCTTAAAGGGAAGTGAGAGCCAAAATACAACCGTTAACCGAAGACTACTCATCTTAGGGAAGATTGTTTTGTTCTAGTTAATTTATATTTTCGTGAAGAGTGCCGAAAACTAAGTTGTGAAAAGCATCATGTTGCCCCAGGCCAATCTACTCCAATTCTTGTCGTTCTGAGGAACTCACTTATTCTCTTCCCCGGTCAAGCGTAGAGAGGTGGAgaaaccctgggaacgaggtggCCTTCGTACCTTTTATCAGCTCTGTAAGTTTGCATCTGTCGCTGTAGCACTGCCATCTTGAGTAACTGCAAGTACTTAATCAAAGTAGGGTCAAAAGTGGTAAGCATACATGTCTAATGCAACTACGTAGTGAGGTTTCGGGCTACCATTTCAAAAGGCACCACAAGATGTTATGTAGTGTCAACGTAGCCCAATGACACCGTTAACTATACTGTTTGCTTTCTGGTTGGGGTTATTCTTAGCGTCAAGGAGACACTTTTTGACGGCAGGAATTTGTCCTAGACAGCGGGCAACCCAATTAATTAACTTCAAAAAAGTGCGAACCTCTTGCGGCATATATACAGAGTCTATATATGCTTTAGTCTCCTTTCCCTCTCTTTTATTAGTTCCAACAGCTGTGTGATTTAAGTATAACATGTTTAGACTCCCACCAATTATTCCCACAACTAATTCATTAATGTCAGTTTTGTTACAGAAACAAGTGTACTATTAGAAATACTATAATACATTGTTTTATAGATTTCAgtagtttttagtttttcattctgaTAGCTTACTTTATTCCCACTGTGTTGttactttcttcttttatgTACTTAACTTAATAAGTCCATCTAATTCAAATACTACCGTCGCTTTGTTGTTGCATGGTGTTTAAACAAAAGATAGACTAACCGTAATTTAACCAGTGCAATTGGTTTGTAATATACGGATAGTAGTTAGCGCAAGTAATTGCACATAAGGTGTGCGTACTGTAAGTAGTGTGAGCAATAAGTAATGTAAGTGCTTTAACTAGTGTGGCTTAAGTAGCATAAGTGCTGCAAGTAATTGAAAGAGTCCGCGGCTTaagaaaaaacgaaagaaagaataaagaaaaatgtattGGAATAAATGAATACGTGGTCGTTAGTTTAGCTGAGGCGAGTCCTGGACCTATAATGTAAGTGCTTCAGTTATGAGTAAATTCAATGTGTTTGAACCCTATCATCTACTTCATAGTAAACCGGCGAATGTAAATACCTTTGGCACTTTTAGTTTAACGAAGCTTTACTTACCACAAAGTGCACCTGTCAGGAAGCACAATCAGCTCTCTGTGAAAGTACTTAACACCTTGAAAGTGGCAAGCTGTAAAAATtgatagaaaacaaacaaacaaaaaaacaaaaaaattcatgacTAAAACAGAGCGGTGGAGTCCGGGTGAGCTTTGCTTATTGTGATCGTTCAACGACCACAACCTTCAGAACAAAGCTAGAGTGGTTACAGTGAGGCCGTTTGGATAGGTAGGAGCTAGAGAATGTTCAGGCGACACAGGAACAAATCTAATTTGCGTTACAATGTGTAGGCCTTCATGCAAGCAAATTGCTCTCGCTTGTGTTGCCGCAGACCACATAATCGCGGTTACTACagactaattttttttttttttttttttggagaaacAAGAATTCGCAAACGCTTTGCGGATCTGTAATACGATACAAAAGGTAAAAACATTCACCCCTTTTCTGTAAGGGTAGCAAACTTAGTCCCTGATCCTTTTAAAGAACCACCTCCCACAAAACAATTCTTACATTTCCATGGCCAAGAGTTGTACTGCCGACGTGGGACATTGAAGAGAAAGAATGAGGGGTGTGGGCAGGGGGGGAGGGAAAGGAGAGTTGGGTCATGCAAGGATATAATGCAAAAAAGGTGCAAACAGAGGTGTTATCATTTTAGTGTTTGGGCTGTGTGTCTCAGGAACTTTTGCAGCTTATTGTAGGTTATAGCGCAAACGATAACCAACCTCTCCCATATTCCCTTGGGCACACAGGACAGCATCgtcctttcattttaaacGGATCTTTGCACCAGGGCCTCGGACATCTAACACTGGAACAGTTTCCGGTCTGGGAATCTCCACATATACAATGAGCACAATCACTGACAGTCCAGATTTCACCTTCCATATACGCCTTATCTGAAGAAGGGTTGACGCAGGCTGGTCTCTCTGTTGAGAAGCAGACAATGGTAGTTTTTGTTATACCAATCGTATCGTAAATTGAGTCCAAGgttctttgtgttttccttAAGCTTCTTTGCAATCTTACCTTTCAGAGGAACCATTGGTTGTCGGGGATCTTGTTCACACTCCCAGCCTTTGGAGCCCTCACATTTGCTGAAATCAGAAAGAACATTCCCCGAAATAttctttcgctttttttcGATGAATCAatagcatttttttctctaaattaGTTATGATCAAGAATAAAATTCGTTCAGCGTTTATTGTTGTCTAAAACACCTCTCCCCCACTCTGTCACAGTACCTAACCGGGGTCACCAGGCAAACCAACAAGCAAATTATTGGCTAGTTAATCATCCCCCTTGCGGTTGTAACCGAAGACAAAATGACGAAAGGGCGAAGCGCGCCGAGAGCAAACACACGGAGCCACTG is a window of Acropora palmata chromosome 11, jaAcrPala1.3, whole genome shotgun sequence DNA encoding:
- the LOC141897091 gene encoding uncharacterized protein LOC141897091; translation: MNCRGDDEDFYRNSIAEEILSLPAKDVLSYEKVKDPLSLLLNIEGALRNWKDVAGMLRYRPERILGDFVHHPRPGLGLLEDWIFEKKGSLRRLVQVFNELKLFSCLEVVLECVQEYEASAERNASSLSERDEYSAGFTGSYGSGVDTSLSIENSLTWTSGSMNSSNPSSPEYSTSDSLPLPDINHGCHENGRFNRTIAQENCNLSCADLEQCNSSNVPFLRVQSWSPTETRRLDRQPPNGEQSLLSRSFSQPNNLKSKAGLDNKRKSFRKRFVRIFRKKKKKPVVNSSEEVSDTSLETSTSSDGGFIRPASFTVGGAYREVVEKHCKNFSPLKVDGKRRSLDSLSSGESVPNPTSPGYESGYTSSEGPTVSCGKSISIIHCFDLEDEAYRKEGFKLYHHFNEELGYKCHLDKLEMLKVAENKFRYAVRRVKQSDFVFICVSPQLKKIFDSSVEEISDQLEDDSNSMLRLESDLILSELANSGSNRKGKFMTILLQGSSKSDVPCFLESFMVYRWPKDERKIRCIIEEQPEIMPAPVSCVKTDPPSQVVIPAKLI